The Rhodopirellula halodulae genome includes the window CGCGGCGGTCGCTGAAGAAGCAAGCGCCGATCGCGGTTGATGGTGATTGGGACGCACTGGACCAGCCTTACACTTGCCCGTGTTGCGAAACCACCTTGTTCGAGAAGTGCGAGACGTGCCAAGGAGTCCGGCATTCGTTGCTGCCGGCCTGCGAAAAATGCGGTGCGGGCCAGGGCAGTGCATCAGCGGAGTGAACGCTGATTGAATGAGCAAGCTAGCTGAGCTCGGGAGGTAAACCGATGTCTTCGTTCCATAGCGACGGGGAGTTTTGAATGAACGAGGTCATCAGCTCGATGCAATTTGGATCATTCAAGATGGTCAGTTCCACTCCTCGGCTGCGAACATAAGCTTCGGGGCCTTGGAACGTTTTGTTCTCGCCCACCAAAATCCTCGGGATCTTGTAAAGCAAAGCCGCTCCGCTGCACATGTCACACGGTGAGAGGGTTGAGACCAGCGTGGATTGGGCATAGTCGGCCGCGGTCAATCTTCCAGCACGTTCGAGGCAATCCATTTCGGCGTGCAAAATCGCACTGCCATTCTGGATTCGTCGATTGTGCCCGCGAGCCACGATTTCGTCGCCGATGACGAGGACGGATCCAATCGGAATTCCTTGTTCTGTCAGTCCAATCCGTGCCTCTTCCAACGCGGCTTGCAAGAATGGATTCATGGTGAAGACTCCGTGGATGACAGCCGGAAAACGCTTGAGATTCTCAACGGGCGATTGGCATCGCTGATGCTCGCCCAAAGTATATTGCAACACCCCCACCTCCATCTCCCACCTGAGAAAGAATCCGCATGCGTGTTTTGCTGGCTGTCGCAGTTGCCTGTTGGTTGTATCCGGTTTTCGGGTTTGCGAATGAAGTACCCAAACCATCGCCGCAGTCCGTCGATGTTTCGCAGACGGATGCAGAGTCCATTCGCAGGCAGCCCAATCGCAAGAAGGCCAAGAAGAAGCAGCCTCCGTTCGCATGGGTGAATTCGATTCCCAAGAATCGGCAACATCCATCGCTTCAACACGCGACATTCGAAAGTCCGTCGATGAAGCGTGAGGTCGGCTACGCGATTTTGTTGCCGCCCAATTACGAATCGGAGTCGGAGCGACGTTTTCCGGTTGTCTACTACCTGCATGGCGGCCGCCCCGGCAGCGAAACCAAATCACTGGCGTTGGTTCCGATGATCCACGAAGCGATGAAGTCAGGTCAGGTGGCCGAGATGATTTACGTGTTCGTCAACGGTGGGCCGGTGAGTCATTACAACATGCCGGGAGAACCGGCCAAGCAGGGCGCTGACGTATTCGTGCACGAACTGATCCCGCACATCGATGCAACCTATCGAACTCTCGCGGATCGCGACCATCGAGGGATCGAAGGTTTTTCACAGGGCGGTCGCGGCACCATGCGTTTGGCACTGCGGTATCCGGAATTGTTCAGCAGCGCGGCGGCGGGCGGAGGTGGGTATGAAACCGAGCGAAAAATCAGCGAGTCGGGTGGACGCGAATCTGAGAAGTTGAAATTCGCGGAAGGCGACAACACGTGGGACTTGGCTCGTCAGTACGCCAAGTCGCGATCGCATGATCTGAAGTTGATGATCTATGTGGGCACCAAGGGGTTCAATTACGAAAAC containing:
- a CDS encoding alpha/beta hydrolase — protein: MRVLLAVAVACWLYPVFGFANEVPKPSPQSVDVSQTDAESIRRQPNRKKAKKKQPPFAWVNSIPKNRQHPSLQHATFESPSMKREVGYAILLPPNYESESERRFPVVYYLHGGRPGSETKSLALVPMIHEAMKSGQVAEMIYVFVNGGPVSHYNMPGEPAKQGADVFVHELIPHIDATYRTLADRDHRGIEGFSQGGRGTMRLALRYPELFSSAAAGGGGYETERKISESGGRESEKLKFAEGDNTWDLARQYAKSRSHDLKLMIYVGTKGFNYENNLAYMDFLQSLGIAYDRVIVPDVPHSGAKVYEKSGLEIMRFHAANFR
- a CDS encoding nucleoside deaminase; amino-acid sequence: MNPFLQAALEEARIGLTEQGIPIGSVLVIGDEIVARGHNRRIQNGSAILHAEMDCLERAGRLTAADYAQSTLVSTLSPCDMCSGAALLYKIPRILVGENKTFQGPEAYVRSRGVELTILNDPNCIELMTSFIQNSPSLWNEDIGLPPELS